Within the Canis lupus familiaris isolate Mischka breed German Shepherd chromosome 26, alternate assembly UU_Cfam_GSD_1.0, whole genome shotgun sequence genome, the region ACATGTTGGGTTCTAGAGTGGGCGGTATTATCAGCAGTCAGAGCTTTCCTTGACCTCACAGTGGCCTCATTGGTGTCACCCCCATGTTTTACACTGAGATCTAAGTGACATGAGCAAATCTGCCCACCTGGAAAAATGGGATTTGACCTCAGATTTGTTCAACTGTTTCCACCACCTGAATGGGACCAACAAAGCCATTTGGGGCCCTTCTCCCTGTCCTTCACTGGCACCCTTCTAACCTGTGAGCAGTCTACCCTGACCAAGCACCCAAGAGCCTGTCATCTCTCCACTCAGAAAATAGTTTCCAGGAGTGCCTGAGTTCAGTCAGGGAAATATCTGCAGgaagttcaggtcatgatctcgggtcctgggattgggccctgagttggggctccctactcagcgaggagtctgtttctgttcCCTTTCCCTTGGCTCttttcacccacccacccccccgctCTGTTCTCaatctatctcaaataaataaataaaaagaaagaaagaaagaaagaaagaaagaaagaaagaaagaaagaaagaaagaaagaaagaaaatagttttcatgTCCTTCTTAGCTTAGTGCCAGGCTCACTAGGGGCATGACAGTGGGCCCAAAGAGACAAGGTCCCTGTCCTCTTACGGGATGCTAGATCCAAATCCAATAATCACAATAACCACATAAATGCTTATCAGTAAACTCTGAGGAATGCCTTGAAGGACGAAGTTGGTGAGAACATAAGGAAGGAGGGGTTGTCTGAGCCACTGTGCAGGGAGGTTGGGCAGCCCACAGCTTTGGAGGGTCTTGAGCTCTGTGAATCCTGGGGCGATGAAAGTGCAAGTATCTGTGGCAGCACAGGCTGGTTGCAGCTCAGGATcggctcctcctgcccccagaaaGGCTGTGGAGCTGAATGCTTCCCTGGGAATGTGGCCCCAGCTATAGACCACCTTTCCCAGCATCGCTAgccagtgccccccccccccgcccgggggtGTGGCTAAGAACTGTAAGGTGGGCTACTTCCAGGTTGCATCCCTAAGAGGCAAGTATTAAGgccttcctcccctttcttctaCTTGCTGGCTATACTAGCAGTGATATGGTGGGGGTCTTCTGGGTCCACAGTTAGAGTCCTGTGTGGTGGACAGCAGAAAGGCCAGACAGAAAGAGCCTGGACCCGTGACAATTTAGGAGGCAGAGTTGCCACGCTTGCTCCAGCTTTTCTActggaaagaaatacatttccacCATGACTAAGCCACTATTATTTTGGGTCTCTTGTGTTCAGCAGCCAAACCTATACTTATACCCACATCACAGGGACTTTGTTAGGCTTTAGtgagaaaatgtatgtaaagcacaATACATAGTTATGTGTCCCAAATGGTTGTTAGGTTGGGATCATGTTATCAGTTCCcttcttaaaaattcttctagAGCTTCCACCTGTCCCATCTGCCCCTTGCCCTTATGACAGACATCACATTCTTTGATCAGACCTCAAAGGCACTATGTGATCTGAGGGCAAAGCCTAAAGCATTTACTATCCAGTCTGCCTCTTTTTCTATAGAAAAAGTCTGCCTGTTGCTGGCCTGGCAGGCCCCTGCCTACCTCTCTTGCCTGGTTCACTCCCTTTGACTCTTCATGTGTTGGCTTTGACATCTCACATGCTTTGGGTCTAAGTTCATTTCTCTTCTAACATTATCTTCTAGCACTCCAAGCTTACCTTTCATTGTACTTCTCAAAACTGTAATTAAATTAGCTCTTTAAGACCTACCTCCCATGAACTGCATGAGGCAGGGACCATGTGGACTTACGCTTAAGACCTGATATGTAGCCAGTGTTCCCAACAATATTTGTAGAGTGAATGAATAACAGCAGGTATTTAAATCACTGAAGGAAATACCCAACTGCCAAAAGGTCTGGCTCCTCtgtgtggctccttccacaaccTGACCAATACCATTAAGCGATACCTCTGCATCTCTGTTCTTCATGCTCGCTGCCAATTCATTTTCGAGAGCATCGATGATTTCTTGGTTCCTCCTGTTCCGTCTACTGATATCCTGTATGAACTGATTCTTATCTCTAGCTTCCATGGGACTAGTGAGCAGCTTCTCGAAGAGGAAACCCCGTAATTCTATCAGGCAATCAATAAAATTTTGGGCTTCTGTGCTTCTGCTCACTGTATGCATCTGCAAGAGCCTTGCTGCCTGTGGGTTATTGAGCAAGAGTCTGAGGATGTCCTTGGTAGATTCTTTGATCTGTTGCATAAGTGGCAGGAGGCTGGATTTCTGCAGTTCTAAGGAGAAGAGGCGGTCTCTGCAccacccttcctcctcttcctcctcctgcaacTGCCTTTCTTTATCCCGCAGGTAAATGACACTGTCCAGGAGGCTATGGCAGAGGTCCTCGTGCTCCCTCACAGCCTTCAAGATGTCCTGTCCCAGCATCCCCTCCAGAGTCTCGTAATTAGAAGCCACATATGACAGCAGAGTCACCAACTCTACCTTGTGGATGGTCTCGTCCAGTACGGACATGATCCTCTTGGTCTCAATGGTGGTAAGTTTGGACTTAGAGGGGACCAAGGGTTTTAGCAGTGAGGCGGGCTTCTGGGATGGCTCTGCCATCAACCCCATTCTTGATGTCAGGGCCCTGGTAGAGAGGGGCCACGGTGAGGACATCTAGAGCAATTTTCTGAGCAGACTGTATGCCCTGGGAGATTGAAACATTGCTAGATTACACAGGCCTCCAGTTGTTATTGTCTCTGATGACCCTGCAAAGGAAGAAGTGAGTGGTTAGTAGAGCCATGCTGCAAGGATGTGGCTGGTATGGCCACGGCAGCCACAGACCGTCAACATAATTTGTCCCTGGTGGCCTGCTGCTTTTTACCCAGAACCTCTTCCTGAAAGCAGTTTCTAGCTTTGTGACAGCCTCAGGCCACAAGGGTGGGAGGACTCAGTGGAGAGGTGGGTCTTAGGCAAAGGCGTCAGGCAGGGAACACCATGCTGTTGAAGTGAGTTAACTATGCAGGATATGAAGTATCCACTGACATGGATTTGTTTAGCTATGAACAGTAACAagcatttaaataaatgcaaCAGATATCATGGTGACTtaacatgaatgaaaaaaagtcaATGCTAGgggactttaaaaaagaagtatctaggggcacctgggtggctcagtggttgagtatctgcctttggctcaggtagtgatcctggagccctaggatcaagtcccacattgggatccctgcagggagcctgcttctccttctacctatgtctctgcctctctgtgtctctcatgaatcaatcaatcaatcaatcaatctttaaaaaataaagtatctaaaTACAGAAAACTAGTTATACAGGTGATGGAAAGAGTTGAGAGGCTAACCAGGGATGGGGAAGCCAGCCAGCAAATGTCAATGGTAGGAGGCCCCCACAGAAGGAGGTGGTATTGATCCTGGGGACTAAGGGTCACCTGGGGGGAGCTGGAACCATAGTCATTTCCTGTCCAGGAGGAGCTGTAGCCCCCAGGGAGCTGGGGCCTCTGCAGAGAGAAGAAACACTGTGGGTTCTTCTTCCTCCCGCCCACCAGTCCAACACCAGTGCCTCCCATTGGCCAAGTCCAGTTGAGAAACCAGATGACAAGAGAGCATGGGCTCTGCAACCTGCAAGTTGTCAGCAGCCTGAGACAGAGCAGCACAAGGAGGGAGCAGATAATACAGCTGAGAGCAAATGGGACCAGGATCAGCATGGCACAGCTGCACTGGTTTTTAAGTATGGATATAAAAAATCAGGGGAAGATGAACAATGGCGTcgaaacacaattttttaaaaagattgtttattcatgagagacacagattgaggcataggcagaggagcctgatgcaggactcaatcccaggacctcaggatcacgccctgagccaaaggcaaatgctcaaccactgagccactcaggtg harbors:
- the IQCD gene encoding LOW QUALITY PROTEIN: dynein regulatory complex protein 10 (The sequence of the model RefSeq protein was modified relative to this genomic sequence to represent the inferred CDS: inserted 2 bases in 1 codon) — its product is MTGKEIITVIWGIQSAQKIALDVLTVAPLYQGPDIXRMGLMAEPSQKPASLLKPLVPSKSKLTTIETKRIMSVLDETIHKVELVTLLSYVASNYETLEGMLGQDILKAVREHEDLCHSLLDSVIYLRDKERQLQEEEEEEGWCRDRLFSLELQKSSLLPLMQQIKESTKDILRLLLNNPQAARLLQMHTVSRSTEAQNFIDCLIELRGFLFEKLLTSPMEARDKNQFIQDISRRNRRNQEIIDALENELAASMKNRDAEVEKENFVIQELKNHLHQVLKLSENSLFRIKQEAEKQQKAYFRASQARVTKMQQEILMLRSQHHNLVMENQEAEQALRKKKYKVETEIENWIQKYDMEMSAKQDEYEELDTIHKEEKVQLEELKQRHNVLVEEFAQIRAEREINAKKRMEAKQEMLRMTRAATLIQALWKGYLVRSMLRSRKKKRSKSKERDKRKGKGKAKEKGKEKAKGKAKAKK